In Castanea sativa cultivar Marrone di Chiusa Pesio chromosome 6, ASM4071231v1, a single window of DNA contains:
- the LOC142641199 gene encoding 6,7-dimethyl-8-ribityllumazine synthase, chloroplastic-like, protein MASFASTECFLPLYQSRLAPTHYQQNGTSAILHLNSKSKKSLSFSSSSSFSTQGASLCYAVERKERSSFAQTAAVQHLMGSVTRTQGLRFAVVVARFNEIITKQLLEGALSTFKNYSVSEENVDVVWVPGSFEIGVVAERLGKSQKYHAILCIGAVIRGDTSHYDAVANSAASGVLSAGLNSGVPCIFGVLTCEDMEQALNRAGGKSGNKGSETALTAIEMASLFEHHLK, encoded by the exons ATGGCGTCGTTTGCTTCCACCGAATGCTTCCTTCCTCTATACCAATCGCGTCTTGCACCCACACATTATCAACAAAATGGTACAAGTGCCATCCTACACCTTAACAGCAAGTCAAAAAAGTCTCTCTCGTTTTcgtcttcctcttctttttccaCACAAG GAGCCAGTCTTTGCTATGCTGTTGAGAGGAAGGAGCGGTCGTCGTTTGCACAAACGGCTGCTGTTCAGCATTTGATGGGTTCTGTCACCAGAACTCAGGGTCTTCGCTTTGCTGTG GTTGTGGCCCGGTTTAATGAAATTATCACAAAGCAGCTGTTAGAGGGAGCTTTGTCAACTTTCAAAAATTACTCCGTTTCAGAAGAGAACGTCGAT GTTGTCTGGGTTCCTGGTAGTTTTGAAATTGGTGTTGTTGCAGAAAGGCTAGGGAAGTCACAAAAATATCATGCAATTTTATGTATTGGAGCTGTG ATTAGAGGTGATACATCCCACTATGACGCCGTTGCTAATTCGGCTGCATCTGGAGTACTTTCAGCTGGTTTAAATTCAG GAGTACCATGCATATTTGGCGTCCTGACTTGCGAGGACATGGAGCAG GCATTAAATCGTGCTGGTGGTAAATCTGGCAATAAGGGTTCTGAGACTGCTCTGACAGCT ATTGAGATGGCATCTTTGTTTGAGCATCATCTGAAGTAA
- the LOC142638698 gene encoding 2-methoxy-6-polyprenyl-1,4-benzoquinol methylase, mitochondrial-like isoform X1 has protein sequence MLTAMALRMVTRKLGSKLLPRFSSTSQLHSHATSFGFKEVHEEEKSRLVGNVFSSVASSYDLMNDIMSVGLHRLWKDRLVSKLNPFPGMKHLDVAGGTGDVAFRILETLNSVKRRATQDVLEDNLHEKTQIIVCDINPNMLNVGKKRAMERGLGEDKSLIWVEGDAEALKFKDNSLDGYTIVFGIRNVTHIEKVLAEAYRVLKQGGRFLCLELSHVEVPVFKELYDYYSFSVIPAVGELVAGDRNSYQYLVESIRRFPSQETFASMIAAAGFQKVEYENLVGGVVAIHSGLKF, from the exons ATGTTAACAGCCATGGCCTTGAGAATGGTGACCAGGAAATTAGGGAGTAAACTGTTGCCCAGGTTCTCTTCTACTTCTCAACTGCATTCACATGCCACCAGTTTTG GATTTAAAGAAGtacatgaagaagaaaaaagtcgCTTGGTTGGTAACGTCTTCAGCAGTGTTGCTTCAAGTTATGATCTCATGAATGATATCATGAGTGTTGGATTACATAGATTATGGAAGGACAG ACTGGTCTCCAAACTGAATCCATTTCCTGGGATGAAGCATCTTGATGTTGCTGGTGGGACAG GGGATGTAGCTTTCCGGATCCTGGAAACCTTAAATAGTGTCAAACGCAGAGCAACACAAGATGTTCTCGAAGATAATTTACACGAAAAAACTCAGATAATCGTATGTGACATCAACCCAAACATGTTaaatgttggtaaaaagcgagCCATGGAGAGAG GTCTTGGTGAAGACAAATCCCTAATATGGGTGGAGGGGGATGCCGAAGCCTTGAAATTCAAAGATAATTCATTGGATGGTTACACAATTGTATTTGGGATTAGGAATGTTACACACATAGAGAAAGTTCTTGCTGAAGCTTATAG GGTACTCAAACAGGGAGGAAGATTCCTATGCCTTGAATTGAGCCATGTGGAAGTTCCTGTCTTTAAGGAATT GTATGATTATTACTCGTTTTCTGTCATTCCAGCTGTGGGAGAGCTAGTTGCAGGTGATCGAAATTCATATCAGTACTTAGTTGAGAGTATTCGCCGTTTTCCCTCCCAG GAGACATTTGCCTCAATGATAGCAGCTGCAGGGTTTCAGAAGGTTGAGTATGAAAATCTTGTTGGTGGAGTGGTCGCCATCCATTCCGGGTTGAAGTTTTAA
- the LOC142638698 gene encoding 2-methoxy-6-polyprenyl-1,4-benzoquinol methylase, mitochondrial-like isoform X3, with translation MLTAMALRMVTRKLGSKLLPRFSSTSQLHSHATSFGFKEVHEEEKSRLVGNVFSSVASSYDLMNDIMSVGLHRLWKDRLVSKLNPFPGMKHLDVAGGTGDVAFRILETLNSVKRRATQDVLEDNLHEKTQIIVCDINPNMLNVGKKRAMERGLGEDKSLIWVEGDAEALKFKDNSLDGYTIVFGIRNVTHIEKVLAEAYRVLKQGGRFLCLELSHVEVPVFKELYDYYSFSVIPAVGELVAGDICLNDSSCRVSEG, from the exons ATGTTAACAGCCATGGCCTTGAGAATGGTGACCAGGAAATTAGGGAGTAAACTGTTGCCCAGGTTCTCTTCTACTTCTCAACTGCATTCACATGCCACCAGTTTTG GATTTAAAGAAGtacatgaagaagaaaaaagtcgCTTGGTTGGTAACGTCTTCAGCAGTGTTGCTTCAAGTTATGATCTCATGAATGATATCATGAGTGTTGGATTACATAGATTATGGAAGGACAG ACTGGTCTCCAAACTGAATCCATTTCCTGGGATGAAGCATCTTGATGTTGCTGGTGGGACAG GGGATGTAGCTTTCCGGATCCTGGAAACCTTAAATAGTGTCAAACGCAGAGCAACACAAGATGTTCTCGAAGATAATTTACACGAAAAAACTCAGATAATCGTATGTGACATCAACCCAAACATGTTaaatgttggtaaaaagcgagCCATGGAGAGAG GTCTTGGTGAAGACAAATCCCTAATATGGGTGGAGGGGGATGCCGAAGCCTTGAAATTCAAAGATAATTCATTGGATGGTTACACAATTGTATTTGGGATTAGGAATGTTACACACATAGAGAAAGTTCTTGCTGAAGCTTATAG GGTACTCAAACAGGGAGGAAGATTCCTATGCCTTGAATTGAGCCATGTGGAAGTTCCTGTCTTTAAGGAATT GTATGATTATTACTCGTTTTCTGTCATTCCAGCTGTGGGAGAGCTAGTTGCAG GAGACATTTGCCTCAATGATAGCAGCTGCAGGGTTTCAGAAGGTTGA
- the LOC142638698 gene encoding 2-methoxy-6-polyprenyl-1,4-benzoquinol methylase, mitochondrial-like isoform X2, giving the protein MALRMVTRKLGSKLLPRFSSTSQLHSHATSFGFKEVHEEEKSRLVGNVFSSVASSYDLMNDIMSVGLHRLWKDRLVSKLNPFPGMKHLDVAGGTGDVAFRILETLNSVKRRATQDVLEDNLHEKTQIIVCDINPNMLNVGKKRAMERGLGEDKSLIWVEGDAEALKFKDNSLDGYTIVFGIRNVTHIEKVLAEAYRVLKQGGRFLCLELSHVEVPVFKELYDYYSFSVIPAVGELVAGDRNSYQYLVESIRRFPSQETFASMIAAAGFQKVEYENLVGGVVAIHSGLKF; this is encoded by the exons ATGGCCTTGAGAATGGTGACCAGGAAATTAGGGAGTAAACTGTTGCCCAGGTTCTCTTCTACTTCTCAACTGCATTCACATGCCACCAGTTTTG GATTTAAAGAAGtacatgaagaagaaaaaagtcgCTTGGTTGGTAACGTCTTCAGCAGTGTTGCTTCAAGTTATGATCTCATGAATGATATCATGAGTGTTGGATTACATAGATTATGGAAGGACAG ACTGGTCTCCAAACTGAATCCATTTCCTGGGATGAAGCATCTTGATGTTGCTGGTGGGACAG GGGATGTAGCTTTCCGGATCCTGGAAACCTTAAATAGTGTCAAACGCAGAGCAACACAAGATGTTCTCGAAGATAATTTACACGAAAAAACTCAGATAATCGTATGTGACATCAACCCAAACATGTTaaatgttggtaaaaagcgagCCATGGAGAGAG GTCTTGGTGAAGACAAATCCCTAATATGGGTGGAGGGGGATGCCGAAGCCTTGAAATTCAAAGATAATTCATTGGATGGTTACACAATTGTATTTGGGATTAGGAATGTTACACACATAGAGAAAGTTCTTGCTGAAGCTTATAG GGTACTCAAACAGGGAGGAAGATTCCTATGCCTTGAATTGAGCCATGTGGAAGTTCCTGTCTTTAAGGAATT GTATGATTATTACTCGTTTTCTGTCATTCCAGCTGTGGGAGAGCTAGTTGCAGGTGATCGAAATTCATATCAGTACTTAGTTGAGAGTATTCGCCGTTTTCCCTCCCAG GAGACATTTGCCTCAATGATAGCAGCTGCAGGGTTTCAGAAGGTTGAGTATGAAAATCTTGTTGGTGGAGTGGTCGCCATCCATTCCGGGTTGAAGTTTTAA